A part of Clostridium novyi genomic DNA contains:
- a CDS encoding ketoacyl-ACP synthase III, with amino-acid sequence MFTNVHMVGVGSYHPKKVVENNHFIEHFKEFNLHNKAETLMNKLGRKKLTLAKHNENGITMSISAAKDALKKANLSVEDIDMIISASDTPEYLTPCCALIIRNKLGAKNAKTVFDVNCDCIGMLHAIDIASKFLKTDKNYKRALVVGSLLISPFAREDDIIVYSTIGDGSAAMILEVREEQEKRGFLGSIAFTDDSYNETIRFPACGLSNIINENINEYERKMSWKPFSVDFLSENWTKLIKDLLKEHDLKPENVEHYFMSQFSKEEVINTMNNLNVKQDRAIFIADKYGYTGPTSPVMALDDKLQEKSFIKGDLCVFCSVAGGYSMSALLYRW; translated from the coding sequence ATGTTTACTAATGTGCATATGGTAGGAGTTGGAAGTTATCATCCTAAAAAAGTAGTAGAAAATAATCATTTTATAGAACATTTTAAAGAATTTAATTTACACAATAAAGCTGAAACACTTATGAATAAATTAGGAAGAAAAAAATTAACGTTAGCAAAGCATAATGAAAATGGAATAACAATGTCTATTTCAGCAGCAAAAGATGCTTTAAAAAAAGCAAATTTGTCTGTAGAAGATATAGATATGATTATATCAGCTAGCGATACACCGGAATATTTAACACCATGTTGTGCACTTATAATTAGAAATAAATTAGGTGCTAAAAATGCTAAAACAGTATTTGATGTGAATTGCGATTGTATAGGAATGTTACATGCTATAGATATAGCTAGTAAATTTTTAAAAACGGATAAAAATTATAAAAGAGCTCTTGTAGTGGGGTCATTATTAATTAGTCCTTTTGCTCGTGAAGATGACATAATAGTATACTCTACCATTGGCGATGGTTCTGCAGCTATGATACTTGAAGTGAGAGAAGAACAAGAAAAACGTGGATTTTTAGGTTCTATAGCATTTACTGATGATAGCTATAATGAAACAATAAGATTTCCCGCATGTGGATTATCAAATATAATTAATGAAAATATAAATGAATATGAAAGAAAAATGTCTTGGAAGCCATTTTCAGTAGATTTCCTTTCCGAAAATTGGACAAAGCTTATAAAAGATTTATTAAAAGAGCATGATTTGAAACCTGAAAATGTAGAACATTATTTTATGTCACAATTTTCTAAAGAAGAAGTAATAAATACAATGAATAATTTAAATGTTAAACAGGATAGAGCAATTTTCATAGCAGATAAATATGGATATACTGGACCTACAAGTCCTGTAATGGCATTGGATGATAAACTACAGGAAAAATCATTTATAAAAGGAGATTTATGTGTATTTTGTTCTGTAGCTGGAGGATATAGTATGTCTGCATTACTTTATAGATGGTAA
- a CDS encoding SoxR reducing system RseC family protein, with the protein MTEVGYITSVNGKYASVNFKRKSGCGDNCATCKAACKASAITTDIENTVGGKVGDKVKVEMEQKTFDRMVFLVYIFPLIMMICGIGIGTVIFSSAGYKNYEMLSFLLGIVALAISYVILHYFNKKNAKKNNYSLKIIEVIEEKPNK; encoded by the coding sequence ATGACAGAAGTAGGATACATAACTTCTGTAAATGGTAAATATGCTTCAGTGAATTTTAAGAGAAAATCCGGATGTGGAGATAATTGTGCTACTTGTAAAGCAGCATGTAAGGCATCCGCTATAACCACTGACATAGAAAATACTGTAGGCGGAAAAGTTGGAGATAAAGTAAAGGTGGAAATGGAACAGAAGACCTTTGATAGAATGGTATTTTTAGTTTATATTTTTCCACTTATTATGATGATATGTGGTATTGGAATAGGTACTGTTATATTTTCTTCAGCAGGATATAAGAATTACGAAATGTTAAGCTTTTTATTAGGAATAGTTGCACTTGCTATATCATATGTTATTCTACATTACTTCAATAAGAAAAATGCTAAAAAAAATAATTATTCTTTAAAAATTATAGAAGTAATTGAGGAAAAACCTAATAAATAA
- the gdhA gene encoding NADP-specific glutamate dehydrogenase: MDANKYVQKVFDELLERNPGQAEFHQAVKEVLHSLVPVMEKHPEYIENGILERIVEPERQIMFRVPWVDDNGKVRVNRGFRVQFNSAIGPYKGGLRFHPSVNLSIIKFLGFEQIFKNSLTGLPIGGGKGGSDFDPKGKSDMEIMRFCQSFITELYKYIGQDTDVPAGDIGVGGREVGYMYGQYKRIRSMYEAGVLTGKGLTFGGSLARTEATGYGLVYFVNEMLQDKGMNFEGKKVVVSGSGNVATYAIQKVQMLGGTVVACSDSNGYIYDKNGINLDTLKQIKEVERKRVKEYIKYHPEAEYHEGKGIWNIPCDIALPCATQNELNEEDAKVLVKNGVIAVGEGANMPSTLEAISVFLENGILFAPAKAANAGGVAVSALEMSQNSMRYSWSFEEVDEKLHNIMKNIYKNAIECADKYGHKDNLVVGANIAGFIKVAEAMLAQGIV, from the coding sequence ATGGACGCTAACAAATATGTACAAAAAGTATTTGATGAATTATTAGAAAGAAATCCAGGTCAAGCTGAATTTCATCAAGCAGTTAAGGAAGTTCTACATTCTTTAGTACCTGTAATGGAGAAGCATCCAGAATATATTGAAAATGGTATTTTAGAAAGAATAGTTGAGCCAGAAAGACAAATAATGTTCAGAGTGCCTTGGGTTGATGATAATGGTAAGGTAAGAGTAAATAGAGGATTTAGAGTGCAATTTAATAGTGCTATAGGACCTTATAAAGGTGGATTAAGATTTCACCCAAGTGTAAACCTAAGTATAATAAAATTCTTAGGATTTGAACAAATTTTTAAGAACTCTCTTACAGGTCTTCCAATAGGTGGAGGTAAAGGTGGTTCTGATTTTGATCCAAAGGGAAAAAGTGATATGGAAATCATGAGATTTTGCCAAAGCTTTATAACTGAACTTTATAAATACATAGGACAAGATACAGATGTTCCAGCTGGTGATATTGGAGTAGGTGGAAGAGAAGTTGGATATATGTATGGTCAATATAAGAGAATTAGAAGCATGTATGAAGCAGGAGTTTTAACTGGTAAGGGATTAACTTTTGGAGGAAGTCTTGCTAGAACAGAAGCTACAGGTTATGGACTTGTATATTTCGTAAATGAAATGTTACAAGATAAAGGTATGAATTTTGAAGGTAAAAAAGTTGTAGTATCTGGTTCTGGTAATGTTGCAACTTATGCAATTCAAAAGGTACAAATGTTAGGTGGAACAGTAGTTGCATGTAGTGACTCTAATGGATATATATATGATAAAAATGGTATTAATTTAGATACATTAAAGCAAATAAAAGAAGTAGAAAGAAAGAGAGTAAAAGAATACATCAAATATCATCCAGAAGCTGAATATCATGAAGGAAAAGGAATTTGGAATATACCTTGTGATATAGCTCTTCCATGCGCAACTCAAAATGAGTTAAATGAAGAAGATGCTAAAGTATTAGTTAAGAATGGAGTAATAGCAGTAGGAGAAGGTGCAAATATGCCATCAACTTTAGAAGCTATTTCTGTATTCTTAGAAAATGGAATATTATTTGCACCTGCAAAGGCAGCTAATGCTGGTGGAGTTGCTGTTTCAGCACTTGAAATGTCTCAAAATAGCATGAGATATTCTTGGTCATTTGAAGAAGTTGATGAAAAGTTACATAACATAATGAAAAATATATACAAAAATGCCATAGAATGTGCAGATAAGTATGGTCATAAAGACAATTTAGTAGTAGGAGCTAATATAGCAGGATTTATAAAAGTTGCTGAAGCAATGCTTGCTCAAGGAATAGTATAA
- a CDS encoding methyl-accepting chemotaxis protein yields MESEKTIVEMYQSKTLKFVIAIYCISILCAIVIFFTAKSMNAYDTMTWSSVFKFSIVAILEIIILITSYKRVLVNNKIIKSNFKTMKGIILVLTYINYLCMNFMIPTKEFQLSVFYFIIIGSLFLDINMTLISIGLSIVCQIVLFIGKPDILPNKEQLIPELTMRIISIGLSTAGIFMITYFASNLLNGVEKNEIKLIEKNNKIEKMFISIKEFVNILNSSGQALSEIVEEESVSIQEVLNSCEEMEEDSEKILKDANNNKQVLSVLMKNSEIVSNKIEDTETSAKELVNVSSENQESLNEILKITSDIKEGILETLNATKLLQIKSEEMDKILVIISNISKQTSLLSLNASIEAARAGEAGKGFAVVAEEVRKLSESTNDSLNNISNITKEFKERIIEVEDLMKKNNEKMINGDNILVQIVNNLKSIMNKLNNSGKNISGVNEFMNDFLEQTEIIANSNEEIFKSIDSLVEKFKVVKEAVEHNTSSSEEISSNVDELRNLSNNMMKIVN; encoded by the coding sequence ATGGAAAGTGAAAAAACTATTGTTGAAATGTATCAGAGTAAAACATTAAAATTTGTTATTGCAATATATTGTATAAGCATTTTATGTGCCATAGTAATTTTCTTTACAGCTAAATCAATGAATGCTTATGATACTATGACATGGAGTAGTGTATTTAAATTTAGTATAGTAGCTATATTAGAAATAATTATTTTGATAACATCATATAAAAGAGTTTTAGTAAATAATAAAATAATAAAAAGTAATTTTAAAACAATGAAGGGAATAATACTTGTACTTACATATATAAATTATTTATGTATGAATTTTATGATACCAACTAAAGAATTTCAATTATCTGTGTTTTATTTTATAATAATAGGATCATTGTTTTTAGACATTAATATGACCCTTATATCAATAGGGTTAAGTATTGTATGTCAAATAGTTTTGTTTATTGGTAAACCAGATATTTTACCTAATAAAGAACAACTTATACCAGAGTTGACTATGAGAATAATATCCATTGGACTTTCAACTGCAGGAATTTTTATGATAACATACTTTGCATCAAATTTATTAAATGGAGTAGAGAAAAATGAAATAAAATTAATAGAAAAAAATAATAAGATAGAAAAAATGTTTATAAGTATTAAGGAATTTGTAAATATTTTAAATAGTTCAGGACAAGCATTATCTGAAATAGTAGAAGAAGAGTCAGTATCGATTCAAGAAGTTTTAAATTCATGTGAGGAAATGGAAGAAGATTCGGAGAAAATATTAAAAGATGCTAATAACAATAAACAAGTATTAAGTGTATTAATGAAAAATAGTGAAATTGTATCTAATAAAATTGAAGATACGGAAACATCAGCAAAGGAATTGGTTAATGTTTCTAGTGAAAATCAAGAATCCTTAAATGAAATATTAAAAATAACAAGTGATATTAAAGAAGGTATATTAGAAACACTAAATGCTACCAAATTATTGCAAATAAAGTCAGAAGAAATGGATAAAATATTAGTTATAATATCTAATATTTCAAAACAAACAAGTTTATTATCATTAAATGCATCAATTGAAGCTGCAAGAGCAGGAGAAGCTGGAAAAGGATTTGCTGTAGTAGCAGAAGAGGTTAGAAAGCTTTCAGAAAGTACTAATGATTCCTTGAACAATATATCTAATATTACAAAAGAATTTAAGGAAAGAATAATTGAAGTAGAAGATTTAATGAAAAAAAATAATGAGAAAATGATAAATGGAGATAATATATTAGTTCAGATAGTCAATAATCTGAAAAGTATTATGAACAAGTTAAATAATTCTGGTAAAAATATTAGTGGAGTAAACGAATTTATGAATGATTTCTTAGAACAAACAGAAATTATTGCTAATTCAAATGAAGAAATATTTAAGTCTATAGATTCATTAGTAGAAAAGTTTAAAGTAGTTAAGGAAGCTGTTGAACATAATACAAGTTCCAGCGAAGAGATAAGTTCTAATGTAGATGAGCTTAGAAATCTATCAAATAATATGATGAAAATTGTAAATTAG
- a CDS encoding ABC transporter ATP-binding protein translates to MLELKNLSLEVEQNDKKVSILDNINLTLQDNKIYVITGPNGGGKSSLCKMMMGIYKSTSGNIILDGEDITNFDITERAQRKIGYAFQQPPHFKGMTVRGLLNLAGRESKDKVDVHELLADVGLCAKDYIDREINSSLSGGELKRIEIASVLARDLKLAIFDEPEAGIDLWSFQRLVETFTTMHNNRNTTIVIISHQERIINLADEVIVLANGKIQKTTSKEDIISEIKAQAACDYCETCETRR, encoded by the coding sequence ATGCTAGAATTAAAGAACTTATCATTAGAAGTTGAGCAAAATGATAAAAAAGTTAGTATTTTGGATAATATAAATTTAACATTACAGGATAATAAAATTTATGTTATTACAGGACCTAATGGGGGAGGTAAATCATCTCTATGCAAGATGATGATGGGGATATATAAATCTACTTCAGGTAATATAATTTTAGATGGAGAAGATATTACAAATTTTGATATAACGGAAAGAGCTCAAAGAAAGATTGGATATGCATTTCAACAACCACCACATTTCAAAGGTATGACAGTAAGAGGGCTTTTAAATCTTGCAGGAAGAGAAAGTAAAGACAAAGTTGACGTACATGAATTATTAGCGGATGTTGGACTTTGTGCTAAAGATTATATAGATAGAGAAATTAATTCAAGTCTCTCTGGTGGAGAACTTAAAAGAATTGAAATAGCATCAGTACTTGCTAGAGATTTAAAATTAGCAATTTTTGATGAACCAGAAGCTGGTATAGATTTATGGAGTTTTCAAAGACTTGTTGAAACTTTTACTACTATGCATAACAATAGAAACACTACAATAGTAATAATTTCTCACCAAGAAAGAATAATCAATTTAGCGGATGAAGTTATTGTTTTAGCTAATGGTAAGATACAAAAGACCACAAGTAAAGAAGATATTATAAGTGAAATAAAAGCTCAAGCGGCTTGTGATTATTGTGAAACCTGTGAAACAAGGAGGTAA